One genomic region from Equus caballus isolate H_3958 breed thoroughbred chromosome 4, TB-T2T, whole genome shotgun sequence encodes:
- the UBE2H gene encoding ubiquitin-conjugating enzyme E2 H isoform X5, giving the protein MNKIFHPNIDEASGTVCLDVINQTWTALYDLTNIFESFLPQLLAYPNPIDPLNGDAAAMYLHRPEEYKQKIKEYIQKYATEEALKEQEEGTGDSSSESSMSDFSEDEAQDMEL; this is encoded by the exons ATGAATAAAATTTTCCATCCCAACATTGATGAAGC GTCAGGAACTGTGTGTCTAGATGTAATTAATCAAACTTGGACAGCTCTCTATG ATCTTACCAATATATTTGAGTCCTTCCTGCCCCAGTTGTTGGCCTATCCTAACCCCATAGATCCTCTCAATGGTGACGCTGCAGCCATGTACCTCCACCGACCAGAAGAATACAAGCAGAAAATTAAGG AGTACATCCAGAAATATGCAACGGAGGAGGCACTGAAAGAGCAGGAAGAGGGCACCGGTGACAGCTCGTCGGAGAGTTCTATGTCTGACTTTTCGGAAGATGAGGCCCAGGATATGGAGTTGTAG